The genomic stretch GATCTTCCGCTGGCATTCCGCGCTGTGCTCGACGCCTGCTCTGCCCGCGGTGGTCCGGCCCTCCCCCGCCGGTCGCGGGGACTGCGAGTAGGCGACAGCGCCGTACACGCGGGGCCGGCTGGTCCTTTCGGGCCGCGCTGAGAGGTCGGATTCGTCCTCGACTCGGTGTCCCGTCAGTCGAGCCGCGGGCGGTAGGAGCGCACCACTGGGGCCTGCGCTGCCTGACTCGCGCGCACAACGATCTCCAGGCGTTGGAGCAGAGCGGGAATCGTCGGCGTCGTCTCAAGCCTGCACTCGAGTTCCCCGTCGCACCCCGGCAGGCTGAAGGCGAGCTGCGCCGCGGAGGCACTCCACAGCAACCGCTCGCGCAGGGGCCGCGCGGTCGGGTTGTCTGCGAGCCCGCCGATCTCGGCGATCGCTGCGGCGAGGCGACGCGCGCGCACCTCGGCCGGGACGTCGCTCAGTAGGTTCGGGCTGAACAGGACACCGCTGCCCGGTGCCTGGGCCCGGGAGATGTCTCCGGAGTCGATGATCGCGGCTTCGACGGCAGCGGCCGCGGCGAGGGTCGACGGGTGCAGGGTGATCGTCCGGGCCGGCGGGGCCGTCTCCTCCAGGGCCGCCCGGAGCAGGCCGGTCGCGGCGGCGGCGAGCTTCGCGCCGTTCGCGGTGGCGAAGATCACCGCGCCGAGGCCCGACTCGAGGTGCCAGCGCATGTTCGAGGACCACCCCGGCAGGCCGCCGGAGTGGTGGGCGATGCTGCCGAAGCGGACGTCGTGCTCGATCACAAGCCCGAAGCCGTAGGCCGAGCCGTCGAGGGTGCCGTCCGCGGCGCGGGGGCTGAGTGCGGGCACCGGGGTCAGCCCGCGCTGCATCTCGCGGCGGGAGGCGCGGCTGAGCACCGCGTCGTCCTCCGCGGGCCCGTCGTCGCCGTCGAACGCCGAGGACAGCCAGGCGCTCCATCGGGCGATGTCGCCGACCGTGCTGAACATGCTCGCCGCGCAGGCACCTACTCCGGCGCCGGTGACGGGGCGCACCGTCCAGGTCGCGCCGTCGTCGAAGCTACTGAACCCCTGCGCGAGATCTGTCCCGTCCGGGTAGGACGAGTCGTAGCGGGTCTGCCCGAGCCCGAGGGGCTCGAGGATCGTCCGCGTCGCGAACGCGACGAAGTCCTCTCCCGTGACGTTCTCGACGACGACGCCGAGCAGCCAGAAGCCGATGTTCGAATACTGGTACACCTCGCCCGGCCGCTCCGTGAAGCGCAGTCCACGGCCGATGAGCTCGAGGAATTCCCCGCGGGGCATCGCCATGACGTGATCGGCCCAGCCGTTGTCCTCCGGGAGACCCGAGCAGTTGCTGAGCAGCATCCGGATCGTCACGGGCATCGTCCGGCCCGAAGCATCGACCGGGTCGGCGAATTCCGGTACGTGAGCGCCGAGCCGGTCGTCGAGGTCGAGCAGCCCCCGATCGCGCAGGATCAGCACCGCCGCCGCCTCGAAGCTCTTCGACATCGAGGCGATCCGGTGCACGGTCCCGGAGTTCGGGGCGGCACCGTCGCGCCGGTGCTCGCCGATCCCATGCTGCACGAGGACTCCGCTGCGGTCGAACAGCGCCCAGCTGAGGGAGGGCGCCACGGGTGCTGCGCCGTCGAACCACCGCGCCAGGCCGTCGAGCAGCTGCGGGGAGAGAGCCGTCGGCCGGGAATTCGGGAGCGTCATGCCCTCATCCTTCCGCACCCGGTGCGGCCGCCCGCCGCGTGCTGCGCGAGCACGCCCCGTCGTTCGTGCGCTCGTCGCTGAGGGTGCACCGGGCTCGTCGCGCACGGATCGCTCGGCGACGGCGCTCAGAAGCGTGAGGCGACCTCGTAGAGGACGTCGTCGTCGCCCGCGTAGACGCCCTCTCGTCGCGGCCAGTGCGAGATCACGTCGGTGAAACCGAGCTCTTCGGCTCTGCCTGCCATGTCCTCGAAGCGGGCAACGCTCTGGAGGGAGTAGTCGCCTCCGGAGTCGAGCGAGAGGTGGCGCTCGAGCGTGCGCGGATCGCGTCCGATGCTCTCGAGTGCTTGGTCGAGCCGGCGGCCAAGTCCCGCGACGGCCCACCACCACTCCTCGCTCGACACTCCGCCGGGTCCGGTCGTGACCCAGCCCTGCCCACGCGCGGCGACGAGGGCGAGCCCCTTCGGGCCGTTGGCGGCCAGGACGAACGGAACTCGCGGGCGCTGGGCGGGCTCACCGACCATCCGCGCCGAGCGGGCGCTGAAGCACTTCCCTTCCACACGAATGCCTCCCGAGTCCGGCTCCTCGAAGCGCAGGAGCGTGTCGAGGGTCGTTACGAATTCCTCGAAGCGCTCGTGCCGCTGCCGCGGCGAGTACTCCGGCTGCCCGAGCACATGCGCGTCGAAGCCGGTGCCACCCGAGCCGACCCCGAGGATCGTGCGTCCGCCCGAGATGTCGTCGAGGGTGGCGATCTCCTTGGCAAACGGTACCGGGTGCCGGAAGTTCGGCGAGGCGACGAAGGTGCCCAGGCGCAGCGTCTCGGTCACCAGTGCGGCGGCGGTGAGGGTGGGGATGCTCGCGCCCCACGGTTCGTCGGCAAGTGAGCGCCAGGAGAGGTGGTCGTAGGTCCAGGCGTGGTCGAAGCCCAGCCCCTCGGCCGACTGCCACTTCCGGCGGGCCTGGGCCCAGGGGTCCTGCGGGAGGATGACGATGCCGTGTCGCATCGTCCGAGTGTATGAGCGTCGCAGTCAGGGTCCTCGAACGCGGCGACTAGGGCACGCAGCACTCGGGCTGTGCTCCGCGGGTCGCCCTCCCCGGCGGGCATCGGATTCGCCTCCGTCTCTAGGGATGACGGTTGTGGATGTGGGCGTCGCTCCGCCGGGTACGAAACGTCTCCCCTTTCCCGGACGCCCGCGAGGCCCGCGCCGTCCGGGTCGAAGTTGAGCACCCAGACCGCGATTGTCACCTGTCCGGTCGAGGCGCCGAGATTCAGCTGACCCAGCTCTCCCCTGGGCACAAGCAGGTGGTCCATCCTTCCGTTCATCGCGATCCCCGGCCCGAAGGGCGTGGCGGCCACCGGGGAGGGCACGCTCGTCACGGGGGCGGGTGCCCAGTCGCTGACGACGAGCGCGTCGAGGATCAGCGTGGTGCCGCTCGCGGCGGGGTTGCGGGGATCGGTGGGGAGCTCTGCCTCCTCCCGACGGTGAGACGACCGGCCTCCACAGCGCCCCTGCCCTGCCGCCCGCCCCCCTGCCGCCCGCGCTACGCCCGTTCTTTTTCGGCCGTCCCTCGCGGCTCGCGCCGGCCGGCCCATCCCGCCATCTCGGTCGAATCTCGCGCCAGAGCGTCATGACCAGTGTCCGAGGGAGTCCCCTCCACATGCCCCTGCTCCACTGCTCACCACCGATCATCCGCCCCGCGGGCACCCGCAGACGTCTCGACGTCCTCGCGATCGCGGCGGCCGCCCTCGTCAACGAGCGCTTCGTCGATCGACGCTTCAGTGTCCCCGTGCTCGCCGCCGAACTGCGCATCCCCGCGCTGCTGCTGCGGCTGCGCTTCCGGCGCTTCTACGGTCTCGGCCTCGACGAGCATCTCGCCCAGAGCCGCCTGGAGCTGGCGGACGTCCTGATGGCCAGCATCCCTGTCACGCTCGGCGGCCTCGACAGGATCGCCCGCGGCTCGGGTTACCGAAGCACAGCCGAACTCGATCGCGACCATCGGCGGTACCGCCGCTACTCCGCCCTCGCCGCCTGGTTTCGCGCTGCCCCGCGGCCGTCGAGCACGCCCCGGTCGGCAGCCGCTGCGCCCCCGGCGGCCTCCTCAGCGCTGCCCGTCCCGTCCTCTCCGCGCCCGCGTCTCCCCTGCGCGCACCGCGTCCCCGGACGTCGACCCGCTCCGCCTTCGCGGAGTCGACCTCCGCCCGCTCGGCACCGGTGATCCCGCTGAAGCCGCGCCCCTGAGCTGTGTTCCGGAGCGGTACAGTGCGACGATGCACAGCTCCGAGATCCGCCGATGACGACCGTCCGCTACGTCGCGATCGGCGATTCCTTCACCGAGGGCGTCGGCGACGAGCGTCCGGACGGCGCCCCGCGCGGCTGGGCGGACCTCACGGCCGAGGGCTGGGCTGCCGCGATCGGTGAGCGGATCGAGTACGCCAACCTCGCGATCCGCGGTCGCCTGATCGCCCCGATCCTCGCTGAGCAGCTTGAGCCCGCGCTCGCTCTGCGCCCGACCCACCTCTCCTTCAACGGCGGCGGCAACGACATGCTGCGTCCGCGCGCCGACATCGAGCAGATTGCCGACGCCTACCTCCGCGTCCTCGAGCGCTGCGACGAGGAGGGAGTCACCCTGATCGCCCTCTCCGGCCCCGATCCGTCGCCGCGGCTCCCCCTCGGCTCCCTCATCCGGCGCCGCGGCGACGCGCTGACCGATGCGGTGCGGCGTCGGACAGTCCACCGGAGCGACGTCGTCGTCGCCGACACCTGGCACGATCCCGCGTTCGCCGATCCGGCGCTGTGGGCGGAGGACCGCCTGCACCTCGGCCACCGCGGGCACCGTCGGGTCGCCGACCGGGTTCTCCGCTCGCTCGGCGTCACACCGCTCACGCCGCCCGCTGTCGCTCCGGGCCCGCCCGCTGCCGCTTCTGCGCGCCGCGGCACGGTGCAGTACTACCGCCGTCACGTCGCACCCTGGGTGCGGCGGAGACTCACCGGAACCTCCTCCGGCGACGGTCGCGCAGCGAAGTACGGCACCTTCGTCCCCATCGACCCCGCCTGAGGTCTCACCGGCGACGACTGCCGCGCCGGCCCCGGCGTCGCCGTTCACTGTCGACTCTTCGGTGCCGACCCGCTCGGTGCCACCCGCTCAGTGCCACCCGTACCGCGCCGAGAGCACACGGGCGACGGCCTCGTACCGCGCTCGCTCCAGCGCGGCGCCCTCGCGGCGCATCCCCGCCGGGTGCACCCGGAACACGCGCTCAGGATCGACCCAGCTGGGCCGCCCGTCCGCATCCCAGCCACCGGTCCCGACCGCCAGGTAGTCGGTGTGCTCCTTCGAACTCAACCGCACGGCCAGCACCGTTCCCGATTTTTCGACCGCGAGCACGAGCACCGGGCGGTCCTTGCCGCGCCCATCGTCCTCCTCATAGGGCACCCAGGTCCACACGACCTCGCCGGGATCCGGGTCGCCGTCCGGCGTGGGCGCGTAGCCCAGGCGGACGCCGCGCAGGCGCCGCGGATCGACCTCCACGGTGCGGCCGACTCCGCTCGCTCCGGGCGTCGGCGCCGTCGTGCTCAGATACGGGCGCTGCGGCCGCGGGCCGGCGTCCGGTCGTGGAGCGCTCGCGCGACCGAGGAGCCGGAGGAGCAGGGACATGACCGAGCGCGAGGAGGGCACCCCGGAACCCTAGCCCGGATCAGCGCTCCCCCGTCTCTCACGACGCGCGGCCGTGCACAGCACCGGACGGGGTGCCGACTCCGACGAGCCGGCACCCCGTCCGGTGCTGGGGAGGGCGTGACGTCAATCCGCCAGGACGTAGCCTGCCTCGCCGTGGATGGCCGTGTCGATGCCCGCGATCTCGTCCTCGTTCTTCACGCGGAAGCCCATCGTCTTCTGAATGATCCAGCCGATGAGGAGCGTCATCACGAACGAGTAGACCAGGACGGTGAAGGCCGCAAGGGCCTGCTTGCCGAGCTGGCTCGCATCCCCAGTGAGGAACAGGCCCACGCCCGTGCCGAAGAAGCCGATGTACAGCGTTCCGATCAGACCGCCCACCAGGTGCACGCCGACCACGTCGAGCGAGTCGTCATAGCCGAGCCGGTACTTGAGATCAATCGCCAGAGCGCAGACCGCACCGGTGATGACGCCGAGGACGATCGCCCAGAACGGCGACAGGCTCGCGCAGGCCGGGGTGATCGCGACCAGACCCGCGACCGCACCCGAGGCGGCACCGATGGAGGTGGGCTTGCCGTCCTTGATCTTCTCGACGACGAGCCAGCCGAGGATCGCGGCGGCCGGCGCGGCGATGGTGTTCAGGAACGCGATGGCCGCGATGCCGTCGGCCGCGAGTTCGGAGCCGGCGTTGAAGCCGAACCAACCGAACCAGAGTAGTCCGGCGCCCAGGAGCACGAACGGCGGGTTGTGCGGCTGGTGCGCACCCTTGGTGAAGTTGACCCGCTTGCCCAGCACCAGGGCGAGGGCGAGGGCCGCCGCACCGGCGTTGATGTGCACCGCGGTGCCACCGGCGAAGTCGATCGCGCCGACGTTGTAGGCGATCCAGCCGCCGTCCACGACGCTCGCGTCGTCGCCGAGCGTGAAGTTGAAGACCCACGAGGCGACCGGGAAGTAGACGACCGTGGCCCACACGCCGGCGAAGACCATCCAGGCGCCGAACTTCGCGCGGTCGGCGATAGCGCCCGAAATCAGCGCGACGGTGATGATGGCGAAGGTCGCCTGGAACGCGGCGAACGCCAGCGTCGGGTAGGCCGACGTCTGCTCGCCCAGCGCGTCGTTGTAGACGCCCTGCAGGCCGATCTGAGCGGTGTCGATTCCGAGAACGCCGTCGATACCGACGAAGGTGTCGGTGCCGGCGGCGCCCGCCGGGCCGTTGCCGAAGGCGATCGCGTAGCCGTACAGGACCCAGAGGACTCCGATGAGTCCCATGGCTCCGAAGCTGAGCATCATCATGCTAATGACGCTCTTTGCACGCACCAGGCCGCCGTAGAAGAAGGCGAGCCCGGGGGTCATGAGCAGGACCAGCGCGGCTGCGATGAGCAGGAACGCGGTGTTGCCTTGATCCATTGTTGAACCTCTCGTGAGTGTGCAGAGAAAAGCCCGGAGCGAGGACGCTGCGTCGGTGCACGGCCTGGAGACACGCGGGTGTCGGGTCACCTCGGGTAGCCGACAGTCTGGTCGAGAGAGGTTTCATTCCGTGCGGTACCGCGTTTCGCGGAGGTTACGGCAGAGGCCGCTGTGTAAAAAGCGCGTTACGCCATGCTGGCGATCGGCACGACGACATCCCCGGGTTCGCCGGGAGAAGCGCTGATCCGGAGCTAGGAGCGGGACGCCATCGAGGTCAGCGCGATCAGTCGCGACATCGAGCGCAGGTACTTTTTGCGGTACCCGCCGCTGAGCATGTCGCCGCCGAAGACCTCGTCCAGCGGTGTTCCGGCCGCGAGCACCGGGATCTGCGCGTCGTAGACCCGGTCGATGAACGCCACCAGGCGCAACGCGTCGGTCTGGTCAGTGAGGGCCGTGACGTCGCGGAGCACGATCGTGTCGACGCCGTCGATTACCTTGATGTAGCGCGAGGGGTGCACCGTCCCCAGGTGGCGCACCGCGTCGGCGAACGAATCGTCGGTGATGACGGAACCGGCCGGGACGGCCGCGACGAGCGCGTCGATCTCGTTATCGGTGCGCACCACGGCATGGCCCTCGAGGTCGCGGCGGCGGTAGTCGGTGCCGTCGATCCGCATCGTCTCGAAGTGTGCGGCCATCGACTGGATCTCGCGGAGGAAGTCGGCGGCGGCGAAGCGCCCCTCGCCCAGGGCGTTCGGCGGGGTGTTCGAGGTCGCCGCGATGCGCGTCCCGGAGGCGACGAGCTCGCCGAGCAGGCGCGTCATCAGCATCGTGTCACCCGGGTCGTCCAGCTCGAACTCGTCGATGCAGAGCAGCGCAGAGCCCTTCAGGAGCGAGACGGTCGCCGCGTAGCCGAGGGCGCCGACGAGCGCGGTGTACTCGATGAAGGTGCCGAAGTAAGTCCGGCCCGGCACCGCGTGCCAGATCGCCGCGAGCAGGTGGGTCTTGCCGACGCCGAAGCCGCCGTCGAGGTAAACACCCGGCTTGAGCGCCGGCGCCTTCTTCCTTCCGAAGCCGAGGAAGCCGCCTCCGCCGCCCTTCAATCCGCCGCCCGCCGCGAACGCGCGCAGCGCTTCGACCGCTCCGGCTTGCGAGGGATACTCGGGGTCTGGGCGGTAGCTCTCGAAGGTGGCGCCCTCGAACTGGCGTGGGGGTACCAGGGTCGAGGCGATCTCGTGCCCGCTGATGTGGGGCGAGCGCGCGGTCAGACTGCTCGTCGGTTGGACGTCATCGGGGCTCACTCGCTTCTCGCATCCTGCGCAGGGCGCAGGGCCGTGCGCTCGAGGGGCGGTCGTATCGGGCACACAACCGCCGCGGTTCTGTGTCGAACTCTTACGGTGCCCGCCGTGCGGCGTCGTCCGCGGACGCGTACTGTCGCTGAAGGGCGGGCCCCAGCGTAGCCCGCCGTGGAATCACACCCGCGCTCCGCGCACCATCCTGGAGGTCCTCCTTTGTCCGTCGAAACCGATCCGTCGCCGAAGTTCGCCTCCTACGCTCACCCCGAACGGCTCGTCAGCGCCGACTGGCTCGAGCAGCGCCTCGGCACTCCCGGCTTGGTCGTCGTCGAGTCCGACGAGGACGTCCTGCTCTACGAGACCGGCCACATCCCCGGCTCGGTCAAGATCGACTGGCACACCGACCTCAACGACCCGGTGCAGCGCGACTACATCGATGGAGCCGCGTTCGCC from Rathayibacter rathayi encodes the following:
- a CDS encoding serine hydrolase domain-containing protein, coding for MTLPNSRPTALSPQLLDGLARWFDGAAPVAPSLSWALFDRSGVLVQHGIGEHRRDGAAPNSGTVHRIASMSKSFEAAAVLILRDRGLLDLDDRLGAHVPEFADPVDASGRTMPVTIRMLLSNCSGLPEDNGWADHVMAMPRGEFLELIGRGLRFTERPGEVYQYSNIGFWLLGVVVENVTGEDFVAFATRTILEPLGLGQTRYDSSYPDGTDLAQGFSSFDDGATWTVRPVTGAGVGACAASMFSTVGDIARWSAWLSSAFDGDDGPAEDDAVLSRASRREMQRGLTPVPALSPRAADGTLDGSAYGFGLVIEHDVRFGSIAHHSGGLPGWSSNMRWHLESGLGAVIFATANGAKLAAAATGLLRAALEETAPPARTITLHPSTLAAAAAVEAAIIDSGDISRAQAPGSGVLFSPNLLSDVPAEVRARRLAAAIAEIGGLADNPTARPLRERLLWSASAAQLAFSLPGCDGELECRLETTPTIPALLQRLEIVVRASQAAQAPVVRSYRPRLD
- a CDS encoding LLM class flavin-dependent oxidoreductase — translated: MRHGIVILPQDPWAQARRKWQSAEGLGFDHAWTYDHLSWRSLADEPWGASIPTLTAAALVTETLRLGTFVASPNFRHPVPFAKEIATLDDISGGRTILGVGSGGTGFDAHVLGQPEYSPRQRHERFEEFVTTLDTLLRFEEPDSGGIRVEGKCFSARSARMVGEPAQRPRVPFVLAANGPKGLALVAARGQGWVTTGPGGVSSEEWWWAVAGLGRRLDQALESIGRDPRTLERHLSLDSGGDYSLQSVARFEDMAGRAEELGFTDVISHWPRREGVYAGDDDVLYEVASRF
- a CDS encoding SGNH/GDSL hydrolase family protein, with the protein product MTTVRYVAIGDSFTEGVGDERPDGAPRGWADLTAEGWAAAIGERIEYANLAIRGRLIAPILAEQLEPALALRPTHLSFNGGGNDMLRPRADIEQIADAYLRVLERCDEEGVTLIALSGPDPSPRLPLGSLIRRRGDALTDAVRRRTVHRSDVVVADTWHDPAFADPALWAEDRLHLGHRGHRRVADRVLRSLGVTPLTPPAVAPGPPAAASARRGTVQYYRRHVAPWVRRRLTGTSSGDGRAAKYGTFVPIDPA
- a CDS encoding type II toxin-antitoxin system PemK/MazF family toxin → MPSSRSVMSLLLRLLGRASAPRPDAGPRPQRPYLSTTAPTPGASGVGRTVEVDPRRLRGVRLGYAPTPDGDPDPGEVVWTWVPYEEDDGRGKDRPVLVLAVEKSGTVLAVRLSSKEHTDYLAVGTGGWDADGRPSWVDPERVFRVHPAGMRREGAALERARYEAVARVLSARYGWH
- a CDS encoding ammonium transporter, with product MDQGNTAFLLIAAALVLLMTPGLAFFYGGLVRAKSVISMMMLSFGAMGLIGVLWVLYGYAIAFGNGPAGAAGTDTFVGIDGVLGIDTAQIGLQGVYNDALGEQTSAYPTLAFAAFQATFAIITVALISGAIADRAKFGAWMVFAGVWATVVYFPVASWVFNFTLGDDASVVDGGWIAYNVGAIDFAGGTAVHINAGAAALALALVLGKRVNFTKGAHQPHNPPFVLLGAGLLWFGWFGFNAGSELAADGIAAIAFLNTIAAPAAAILGWLVVEKIKDGKPTSIGAASGAVAGLVAITPACASLSPFWAIVLGVITGAVCALAIDLKYRLGYDDSLDVVGVHLVGGLIGTLYIGFFGTGVGLFLTGDASQLGKQALAAFTVLVYSFVMTLLIGWIIQKTMGFRVKNEDEIAGIDTAIHGEAGYVLAD
- the zapE gene encoding cell division protein ZapE, which encodes MSPDDVQPTSSLTARSPHISGHEIASTLVPPRQFEGATFESYRPDPEYPSQAGAVEALRAFAAGGGLKGGGGGFLGFGRKKAPALKPGVYLDGGFGVGKTHLLAAIWHAVPGRTYFGTFIEYTALVGALGYAATVSLLKGSALLCIDEFELDDPGDTMLMTRLLGELVASGTRIAATSNTPPNALGEGRFAAADFLREIQSMAAHFETMRIDGTDYRRRDLEGHAVVRTDNEIDALVAAVPAGSVITDDSFADAVRHLGTVHPSRYIKVIDGVDTIVLRDVTALTDQTDALRLVAFIDRVYDAQIPVLAAGTPLDEVFGGDMLSGGYRKKYLRSMSRLIALTSMASRS